The following proteins are encoded in a genomic region of Microtus ochrogaster isolate Prairie Vole_2 chromosome 5, MicOch1.0, whole genome shotgun sequence:
- the Ccnb2 gene encoding G2/mitotic-specific cyclin-B2, giving the protein MALLRRPTVSSDLKNIDTGVNPKAKSHVTIRRAVLEEIGNKVTTRATQVAKKPQNIKIPVQPPKVTNANKQPKPTASVKPVQMETLAPKDPLPAPEDVSMKEENLCQAFSDALLCKIEDIDNEDWENPQLCSDYVKDIYQYLRQLEVLQSINPHFLDGRDINGRMRAILVDWLVQVHSKFRLLQETLYMCIAIMDRFLQAQPVCRKKLQLVGITALLLASKYEEMFSPNIEDFVYITDNAYTSSQIREMETLILKELKFELGRPLPLHFLRRASKAGEVDVEQHTLAKYLMELALIDYDMVHYHPSQVAAAASCLAQKVLGQGRWNLKQQYYTGYMESEVLEVMQHMAKNVVKVNENLTKFIAVKNKYASSRLLKISTIPQLNSKTIKDLASPLLGRL; this is encoded by the exons ATGGCTCTGCTCCGACGCCCGACG gtgTCCAGTGATTTGAAGAATATTGACACAGGAGTTAATCCGAAAGCTAAGAGCCATGTGACTATCCGCCGGGCAGTTTTAGAAGAAATTGGAAATAAAGTTACAACCCGAGCAACCCAAGTGGCTAAG aAACCTCAGAACATCAAAATACCAGTTCAGCCCCCCAAAGTGACAAATGCCAACAAACAGCCAAAACCTACCGCTTCCGTGAAGCCGGTGCAGATGGAGACGCTGGCTCCAAAG GATCCTTTGCCTGCGCCTGAGGATGTCTCCATGAAGGAAGAGAACCTCTGCCAAGCTTTCTCTGATGCTTTGCTCTGCAAGATTGAGGATATAGATAACGAGGACTGGGAGAACCCTCAGCTCTGCAGTGACTACGTGAAGGACATCTACCAGTATCTCAGGCAGCTTGAG GTTTTGCAGTCCATCAACCCGCACTTCTTAGATGGAAGAGATATAAACGGACGAATGCGTGCCATCTTGGTGGACTGGTTGGTTCAAGTTCATTCCAAGTTTAGGCTTCTACAGGAAACTCTGTACATGTGCATTGCCATCATGGACCGGTTCCTCCAG GCTCAGCCCGTCTGCCGGAAGAAGCTGCAGCTGGTTGGGATCACAGCTCTGCTCTTGGCTTCTAAATATGAGGAGATGTTTTCCCCCAATATCGAAGACTTTGTTTATATCACAGACAATGCTTACACCAGTTCCCAAATCCGAGAAATGGAGACTCTGATTTTGAAAGAGCTGAAATTCGAGTTAGGCCGGCCTTTGCCACTCCACTTCTTAAGGCGAGCCTCCAAAGCCGGGGAG GTGGACGTGGAACAGCACACGTTAGCCAAGTACCTGATGGAGCTGGCGCTCATTGACTATGACATGGTGCATTACCACCCTTCTCAGGTCGCAGCTGCCGCCTCCTGCCTGGCTCAGAAGGTGCTGGGCCAGGGAAGATGG AATTTGAAGCAGCAGTATTACACAGGATACATGGAGAGTGAGGTGCTGGAAGTCATGCAGCACATGGCCAAGAACGTGGTGAAAGTCAATGAAAACCTCACCAAATTCATC GCTGTCAAGAACAAGTATGCCAGCAGCAGGCTCCTGAAGATCAGCACGATCCCCCAGCTGAACTCCAAAACCATCAAAGACCTTGCCTCCCCTCTGTTGGGCAGGCTCTAG